In Halorhabdus rudnickae, the following proteins share a genomic window:
- a CDS encoding sugar phosphate isomerase/epimerase family protein: MSEIDTGKANPVRSPGVTISTDGVTVAGKCPPEADALQAAADRGFDAVELYLERDHLEDIPAVARTVRQSPIAAASVHTPHVTPDEHAYYERADDLAVALDAYLVLHSKYVMHVFAPDVEAIGFSAPHGHENNTGASVLHLEEMILDRGTDLVLDTAHLYTAEREYQSALEHLLTSYPDQVGLIHLTDSTRRDDGLPFGEGDIDLEATVETIRESAFDGPIVLEVSQDAQAAALDAFERYWTG, from the coding sequence GTGAGCGAGATCGACACTGGCAAGGCGAACCCAGTCCGATCGCCTGGCGTGACGATTTCCACTGATGGAGTGACGGTCGCTGGCAAGTGCCCGCCCGAGGCCGACGCACTCCAGGCGGCCGCCGATCGTGGGTTCGACGCCGTCGAACTCTACCTCGAACGCGACCACCTGGAGGACATCCCGGCGGTTGCCCGGACGGTTCGGCAATCGCCGATCGCGGCCGCCTCGGTCCACACCCCACACGTCACGCCGGACGAACACGCATACTACGAACGGGCCGACGACCTCGCGGTCGCGCTCGATGCCTATCTCGTGTTGCACTCGAAGTACGTCATGCACGTCTTTGCCCCTGACGTGGAGGCGATTGGCTTTTCGGCCCCCCACGGCCACGAGAACAATACCGGCGCCAGCGTGCTGCATCTCGAAGAAATGATTCTCGACCGTGGCACCGACCTGGTGCTCGATACGGCCCACCTCTACACCGCCGAACGCGAGTATCAGAGCGCCCTGGAGCATCTCCTCACGTCGTATCCCGACCAGGTTGGCCTGATCCACCTCACGGACAGCACGCGACGCGACGACGGACTGCCCTTCGGCGAGGGCGATATCGACCTCGAAGCCACAGTCGAGACCATCCGCGAGTCCGCCTTTGACGGCCCAATCGTCCTCGAAGTCAGCCAGGACGCCCAGGCGGCTGCACTGGACGCCTTCGAGCGGTACTGGACGGGGTGA
- a CDS encoding ATP-dependent helicase produces MRGRERLADAGVDLGFDPEAVPIDDGDVLELFEPVVGEWWIEAFGPYIPDNGGFFTPPQKEAIPYIHEGENALIAAPTGSGKTQASFAAIINELFDRDREDGLENSVYCLYISPLKSLANDIHRNLEVPLSQITAKLDNRGEDVELRHAIRHGDTDDSERQAMLDETPHILNTTPETLAILLNSPKFKQKLETVEYVIVDEIHSLAANKRGTHLSVSLERLEAMAENSPTRIGCSATVEPLETMAEFLVGREQPGGERREYEIVDARFAREFDIELTTPTDDLIHTPQSTINDRFYDKLHGLIQDHTNTLVFTNTRSGAERVLHNLRERFDAYDQANSGCHHGSLSKDKREAIESDLKSGDVDVVTTSTSLELGIDMPHIDLVVQVGSPKSVAALLQRVGRAGHQLGETVAGRVIALDRDELLECAVMLKKAEEGFVDRVFVPESAQDVAAQQVYGMAINEVRPESEITGILRRAYPYRNYTDDDWEQLVRYLTADYPGMEDKNVYAKIWRDTNDPPDGEHHYEEYPVGESLIGKRGRLARVIYMTNIGTIPDSFTCDVLTRGGSEWVGQLDESYLDTLESGDVFVLGGDRFEYRYRRGSKVYVDHTSARPTVPSWYSERLPLSYDLGREILTFQRELLAKLDNGGQSAARLWLREFPLDEHSVRAIVTMFDQQVRYGGEESVSTGDRLVIEEERDREEYERRYYVHSNYGRRFNDGLSRLLAYRVAQEATANVQVAVADHGFTLSMPLNRKVDVVGVLESIDPAAVRADLRVSLDGTDLLQRYFRINATRSLMILKRYKGYEKSASEQQVNSEMLLGFAQDLKEFAVIEETYREITEDKLNVDAIEDVLGDVQRGEIEIAHHRVDSPTPRAFGLATLMASDVVLAEDESAVLKEFHERVQEAIEGDGAEEAFAAE; encoded by the coding sequence ATGAGAGGACGGGAACGGCTCGCAGACGCGGGCGTCGATCTCGGGTTCGATCCCGAGGCCGTGCCGATCGACGACGGTGACGTCCTGGAGCTGTTCGAGCCGGTCGTCGGGGAGTGGTGGATCGAAGCGTTTGGCCCGTACATCCCCGACAATGGCGGCTTTTTCACCCCACCACAGAAGGAGGCAATCCCGTACATCCATGAGGGCGAGAACGCGCTGATCGCCGCACCGACGGGTTCGGGCAAGACCCAGGCCAGCTTCGCCGCGATCATCAACGAACTGTTCGACCGGGATCGCGAAGACGGGCTGGAGAACTCCGTCTACTGTCTGTATATCTCGCCACTGAAGAGTCTCGCCAACGACATCCACCGCAACCTCGAAGTCCCCCTCTCGCAGATCACGGCTAAACTCGACAATCGCGGTGAGGACGTCGAACTCCGTCACGCGATCCGCCACGGCGATACCGACGACAGCGAGCGACAGGCGATGCTCGACGAGACGCCGCATATTCTCAATACGACGCCCGAGACGCTCGCTATTTTGTTGAACTCCCCGAAATTCAAGCAAAAACTCGAGACCGTCGAGTACGTCATCGTCGACGAGATCCACAGCCTCGCTGCCAACAAGCGGGGAACCCATCTCTCGGTCTCCCTGGAGCGCCTGGAAGCGATGGCCGAGAACTCCCCGACGCGGATCGGGTGTTCGGCGACGGTCGAACCCCTGGAGACGATGGCGGAGTTCCTCGTCGGACGCGAGCAGCCGGGCGGCGAACGCCGGGAGTACGAGATCGTCGACGCGCGTTTCGCCCGGGAGTTCGACATCGAGCTCACGACGCCGACGGACGACCTCATCCACACGCCACAATCGACGATCAACGACCGTTTCTACGACAAGTTGCACGGCCTCATTCAGGACCACACGAACACGCTCGTGTTCACGAACACCCGATCTGGGGCCGAACGCGTCCTCCACAACCTCCGGGAGCGCTTCGACGCCTACGACCAGGCCAACTCGGGCTGTCATCACGGCAGCCTCTCGAAGGACAAACGCGAGGCCATCGAGTCCGACCTGAAATCGGGCGACGTCGACGTGGTGACGACCTCGACCAGCCTCGAACTCGGGATCGATATGCCCCACATCGATCTGGTGGTCCAGGTAGGATCTCCCAAATCCGTAGCGGCCCTGCTCCAGCGGGTTGGACGGGCCGGCCACCAGCTCGGCGAGACGGTCGCCGGCCGGGTGATCGCGCTCGATCGCGACGAACTGCTCGAGTGTGCAGTGATGCTCAAGAAGGCCGAGGAAGGGTTCGTCGACCGAGTGTTTGTCCCCGAAAGCGCACAAGATGTCGCCGCCCAGCAGGTTTACGGCATGGCAATCAACGAGGTCCGCCCGGAGTCCGAAATCACGGGTATCCTCCGGCGAGCGTATCCCTACCGGAACTACACTGACGACGACTGGGAGCAACTGGTCCGCTATCTCACTGCCGACTACCCCGGAATGGAAGACAAAAACGTCTACGCGAAGATCTGGCGGGATACGAACGATCCACCAGACGGCGAGCACCACTACGAGGAATATCCGGTCGGCGAGTCGCTGATCGGCAAGCGCGGCCGACTCGCCCGGGTCATCTACATGACTAACATCGGGACGATACCCGACTCGTTCACCTGTGACGTACTCACCAGGGGAGGTAGCGAGTGGGTCGGCCAACTCGACGAATCCTATCTCGATACGCTGGAATCGGGCGACGTGTTCGTGCTGGGCGGGGATCGCTTCGAGTACCGCTATCGCCGCGGATCGAAGGTTTACGTCGATCACACGAGCGCGCGCCCGACCGTTCCCTCGTGGTACTCCGAACGCCTCCCGCTGAGTTACGATCTGGGCCGGGAAATCCTAACCTTCCAGCGGGAGTTGCTGGCGAAACTCGACAATGGCGGCCAGTCGGCGGCTCGACTCTGGCTGCGGGAGTTTCCGCTCGACGAGCACAGCGTCCGCGCTATCGTCACGATGTTCGACCAGCAGGTCCGATACGGCGGGGAAGAGAGTGTCAGCACAGGCGATCGGCTCGTCATCGAGGAGGAACGCGACCGCGAGGAGTACGAGCGACGCTACTACGTTCACTCTAACTACGGTCGGCGGTTCAACGACGGGCTCTCGCGGCTGCTGGCCTACCGCGTCGCCCAGGAGGCTACCGCAAACGTCCAGGTCGCCGTCGCCGATCACGGCTTCACCCTCTCGATGCCGCTCAACCGGAAGGTCGACGTGGTGGGCGTGCTCGAATCGATCGATCCCGCGGCCGTGCGGGCGGATCTTCGGGTCAGCCTCGACGGCACTGACCTTCTCCAGCGGTACTTCCGAATCAACGCGACGCGCTCGCTGATGATTCTCAAACGCTACAAGGGCTACGAGAAGTCCGCCAGCGAACAGCAGGTCAACAGCGAGATGCTACTCGGATTTGCCCAGGACCTCAAGGAGTTCGCCGTCATCGAAGAGACCTATCGAGAGATCACCGAGGACAAGCTCAACGTCGACGCAATCGAGGACGTGCTCGGTGACGTACAGCGCGGCGAGATCGAGATCGCCCACCACCGCGTCGACTCGCCGACGCCGCGTGCGTTCGGCCTGGCGACGCTGATGGCCAGCGACGTGGTGCTGGCCGAAGACGAGTCGGCCGTGCTCAAGGAGTTCCACGAACGGGTTCAGGAGGCGATCGAGGGGGACGGCGCCGAGGAAGCGTTCGCAGCGGAGTAA
- a CDS encoding AAA domain-containing protein, whose amino-acid sequence MQFRGPVLDVSATKTVSTQYGERDLSEVTIRPDEGRADPVTVTLWGKWTETADVLEEGMELAVYDAEQREYRGETQYTTGDETMVVVEPEFIVDVTDVRSWVQCPRMYYLNKLSGTPLAYPVVKGTIVHEVFGDLLRGRDVEDAVAERVEEVGLELGLLGRDAETVRADALDHASAIEGWLQQGQLTDGGQTTFGPTESEWRSEQTLISQRYGLKGRADAVRRGMPVELKTGKNTNREPRFQDKIQAAAYALILGEHGDEPPNTGTLLYTKNAAVERTEEGGDLSPAKEFSIGSGLLEFVLRTRNEIAAMEHGMDVPTGYEADAKCEYCFEQDTCMAVSGRLDQESKAGQVGNPIPEDEREYFERNYRAIEAERRAAHREYAKLWRQDADERADDDRALIDLEPTGQQELDDGGWELRAKATGATSKIREGDVVLASDGDPIEGDAELGRVQRLGGEVERSETSESSSGPTTRRGEIVVTADEPVDLRRLDVYPSELSTDRMLTAIHDALLRQSSEEKAVLFGRREPEFREIEKTFVENNPAQDQAVGRAVGAEDFALIHGPPGTGKTYTLATLVDVLVDRGERVLLSAFTNRAVDNAVEALLEHGFEDIIRMGTETGVREDLAHVRLDPAGDPDERASQLTEAPVVAATTATCASRILRDQDFDVAVIDEAGQLTEPGALAAVARADRFVLVGDHQQLPPVVRSEDDVTGRETVADLSKSLFERLIDAHPEAGVLLDRQYRMAQRIQAFSSREFYDGQLRPATGEIAGQTLADLDGVDPAALPAHLRGRVTFLDPDGQANGNTNPDEAAAVAETVESYLQAGVDPADIGVIAPYRAQVAEIGQRIPAGVTVDTVDRFQGSSKEVVLVSFVATGSLDGPIFEDYRRINVALTRAKRALVLIGDADALSTDERYQRMVEWAR is encoded by the coding sequence GTGCAATTCCGCGGGCCAGTCCTCGACGTAAGTGCGACGAAAACCGTGAGCACGCAGTACGGCGAGCGGGACCTCTCGGAAGTCACGATTCGTCCAGACGAGGGCCGCGCGGACCCCGTCACGGTCACCTTGTGGGGGAAGTGGACCGAGACGGCCGACGTGCTGGAAGAAGGCATGGAACTCGCTGTCTACGACGCCGAGCAGCGCGAGTACCGCGGCGAGACCCAATACACGACGGGCGATGAGACGATGGTCGTCGTCGAACCCGAGTTCATCGTTGACGTGACCGACGTCCGCTCGTGGGTGCAGTGTCCCCGGATGTACTACCTGAACAAACTCTCGGGGACGCCGCTGGCGTACCCGGTCGTCAAGGGGACGATCGTCCACGAGGTCTTTGGGGATCTCCTGCGCGGTCGTGACGTCGAGGACGCCGTCGCCGAGCGCGTCGAGGAGGTCGGTCTCGAACTCGGCCTCCTGGGACGGGACGCCGAGACGGTTCGAGCGGACGCCCTGGATCACGCCAGCGCGATCGAGGGCTGGCTCCAGCAAGGCCAGTTGACCGACGGCGGCCAGACCACCTTCGGCCCGACCGAAAGCGAGTGGCGCTCGGAGCAGACGCTCATCAGCCAGCGCTACGGGCTGAAAGGGCGGGCCGACGCGGTTCGGCGCGGGATGCCGGTCGAACTCAAGACCGGCAAGAACACGAACCGGGAACCCCGATTCCAGGACAAGATCCAGGCTGCGGCCTACGCCCTCATTCTGGGTGAACACGGCGATGAGCCACCGAACACCGGGACCCTGCTCTATACCAAAAACGCCGCCGTCGAACGGACCGAAGAGGGTGGCGACCTCTCGCCGGCCAAGGAGTTCTCGATCGGTTCGGGGCTACTGGAGTTCGTCCTCCGGACGCGCAACGAGATCGCCGCCATGGAACACGGGATGGACGTTCCGACGGGCTATGAGGCCGACGCGAAGTGCGAGTACTGCTTCGAGCAGGACACGTGCATGGCCGTCTCGGGCCGGCTCGACCAGGAATCGAAAGCCGGCCAGGTTGGCAATCCGATTCCCGAGGACGAACGCGAGTACTTCGAACGAAATTATCGCGCGATCGAGGCCGAACGTCGGGCTGCCCATCGGGAGTACGCGAAGCTCTGGCGACAGGACGCCGACGAACGAGCCGACGATGATCGGGCGTTGATCGACCTCGAACCCACCGGACAGCAGGAACTCGACGACGGTGGGTGGGAACTCCGGGCGAAAGCGACCGGCGCAACGTCGAAGATCCGCGAGGGCGACGTCGTGCTGGCGAGCGATGGCGATCCGATCGAGGGCGATGCGGAACTCGGGCGAGTGCAACGACTGGGTGGCGAGGTCGAGAGGAGCGAGACCTCGGAGAGTTCGAGCGGCCCAACCACAAGAAGAGGCGAGATTGTCGTCACCGCCGACGAACCGGTCGACCTCCGCCGGCTCGACGTCTATCCCTCTGAACTCTCGACCGACCGGATGCTGACGGCCATTCACGACGCACTGCTCCGCCAATCGAGCGAGGAGAAAGCCGTACTCTTTGGCCGCCGCGAGCCGGAGTTCCGCGAAATCGAGAAGACGTTCGTCGAGAACAACCCCGCCCAGGACCAGGCTGTCGGGCGGGCAGTCGGCGCAGAAGACTTCGCACTGATCCACGGCCCGCCGGGGACTGGCAAGACTTACACGTTGGCGACGCTCGTCGATGTGCTGGTCGATCGCGGCGAGCGCGTCCTCTTATCGGCCTTTACGAACCGTGCGGTGGACAACGCCGTCGAGGCACTGCTGGAGCACGGATTCGAGGACATCATTCGGATGGGCACCGAGACTGGTGTACGCGAGGACCTCGCCCACGTCCGTCTCGATCCGGCAGGTGATCCCGACGAGCGAGCGAGCCAGTTGACTGAGGCACCCGTCGTCGCCGCGACGACCGCCACCTGCGCATCGCGGATCTTGCGCGATCAGGACTTCGACGTGGCGGTCATCGACGAGGCGGGGCAGTTGACCGAACCTGGCGCACTCGCAGCGGTCGCTCGGGCCGATCGGTTCGTGTTGGTTGGCGATCACCAGCAACTCCCGCCGGTCGTCCGCAGTGAAGACGACGTCACCGGCAGAGAGACGGTAGCGGACCTCTCGAAGTCGCTATTCGAGCGACTGATCGACGCCCACCCCGAGGCTGGTGTTCTACTCGACCGGCAGTACCGGATGGCCCAGCGCATCCAGGCGTTCTCTTCCCGGGAGTTCTACGACGGGCAGTTGCGTCCGGCGACCGGTGAGATCGCCGGCCAGACCCTCGCCGACCTCGATGGAGTCGATCCGGCGGCGTTGCCTGCCCACCTTCGCGGACGGGTGACCTTCCTCGATCCCGACGGGCAGGCAAATGGGAACACCAATCCCGACGAGGCCGCGGCCGTCGCCGAGACTGTCGAATCGTATCTGCAAGCGGGAGTCGATCCAGCGGACATCGGCGTGATCGCGCCCTATCGCGCCCAGGTCGCCGAAATCGGCCAGCGCATCCCCGCGGGCGTGACTGTCGATACGGTCGATCGGTTCCAGGGGTCGAGCAAGGAGGTCGTTCTCGTTTCGTTCGTCGCGACGGGGAGTCTCGATGGGCCGATCTTCGAGGACTACCGGCGCATCAACGTCGCGCTGACTCGGGCGAAGCGTGCGCTCGTGCTGATCGGCGATGCCGACGCGCTCTCGACGGACGAGCGCTACCAGCGGATGGTCGAGTGGGCGCGGTGA
- a CDS encoding 4a-hydroxytetrahydrobiopterin dehydratase — translation MTDLLADEEIEAQLPTDWERDGDEIVRTFEFDAYLDGVGFAAAAGGLAQEAFHHPEMTIGWREVDVRLTTHDAGGITAADIELAERLNDLRE, via the coding sequence ATGACAGACCTGCTTGCCGACGAAGAGATCGAAGCACAGCTCCCGACCGACTGGGAGCGCGACGGCGACGAGATCGTTCGGACGTTCGAGTTCGACGCCTACCTTGACGGTGTCGGCTTTGCGGCAGCCGCTGGCGGTCTCGCCCAGGAAGCGTTTCACCACCCGGAGATGACGATCGGCTGGCGGGAGGTCGATGTCCGACTGACGACTCACGACGCCGGCGGGATCACCGCCGCCGACATCGAACTCGCCGAGCGGCTGAACGATCTCCGGGAGTGA
- a CDS encoding deoxyguanosinetriphosphate triphosphohydrolase family protein has translation MERGQSVPEGHFRNPARRDRDRIRYTRYFRRLSGVTQVAHSEEAQLYHNRLTHSMKVAQVASALARIFLIRHDIEPEYATGRRLGQSNQPGSSSLATSLDPYVVEAAAHAHDLGHPPFGHCGEKTLDDLVEEASDRPAGFEGNAQSFRIVTSLAARNPDWGCNVTRATLKYPWDRNDPAAEDDDGEPDKWGYYTDPGTNDASAFHWARRPLEGRTGQKVLEAQIMDWADDVTYAVHDLQDFFRSGLIPLDELLREAIGDAGSPDPRLEQFGLATNEELGPFRDYLEEKTDVDTSTFDVAGFFTDILQIFDGSPASLLTPFENTDAERRDLKRFTSMLVSRYLEAKRSQNPKYVKLSQNGPHWDLLIDPAFENEVETLKALTEFYVISNPVLMQQQEGQEEILRNVFRKLLEEAKDARAKDFPAAAIPSPYLERVRSSSTTDTPLYRIVADLIASLTEQQVISLHERLHGWTPGTIQQNLIG, from the coding sequence ATGGAACGTGGACAGTCCGTGCCGGAGGGGCATTTTCGCAATCCAGCCCGTCGGGATCGAGACAGGATCCGATATACGAGGTATTTTCGACGTCTCTCGGGCGTGACGCAGGTCGCACACTCCGAAGAAGCACAGCTCTATCACAACCGGCTGACCCACTCGATGAAAGTCGCACAGGTCGCGAGTGCGCTGGCCCGGATCTTTCTCATCCGACACGATATCGAGCCGGAATACGCGACCGGACGCCGGCTCGGCCAGTCCAATCAGCCAGGGTCGTCTTCGCTGGCGACTTCTCTGGACCCCTACGTCGTCGAGGCTGCCGCCCACGCACACGATCTGGGCCACCCGCCGTTCGGCCACTGTGGCGAAAAGACGCTCGACGATCTCGTTGAGGAAGCAAGCGATCGACCTGCAGGATTCGAAGGGAACGCCCAGTCGTTTCGCATCGTGACGTCCCTCGCCGCACGCAACCCTGACTGGGGATGTAACGTGACGCGAGCGACCCTCAAGTATCCCTGGGACCGGAACGATCCGGCAGCCGAAGACGATGACGGCGAACCCGACAAGTGGGGGTATTACACTGACCCCGGGACAAACGACGCGTCCGCGTTCCACTGGGCACGCCGGCCACTGGAGGGACGAACTGGCCAAAAGGTCCTCGAGGCCCAGATCATGGACTGGGCTGACGACGTGACCTACGCAGTCCACGATTTACAGGACTTCTTCCGGAGCGGATTGATCCCACTCGACGAACTCCTTCGGGAGGCAATCGGTGATGCAGGCTCGCCGGATCCACGCCTCGAACAGTTCGGCCTCGCAACTAACGAGGAACTCGGTCCGTTCCGGGACTATCTCGAGGAAAAAACGGACGTGGACACGTCGACGTTCGACGTCGCCGGATTCTTTACTGATATCCTGCAGATTTTCGACGGGAGTCCGGCTTCGTTGCTCACCCCGTTCGAAAATACCGACGCAGAACGACGGGATCTGAAACGATTCACGTCGATGCTCGTTAGCCGGTATCTTGAGGCCAAACGGTCACAGAATCCAAAGTACGTCAAGCTCTCACAGAACGGCCCGCACTGGGACCTCCTGATCGACCCGGCCTTCGAGAACGAGGTGGAGACGCTCAAGGCGCTCACTGAGTTCTACGTCATCTCGAATCCCGTCTTGATGCAACAACAGGAGGGACAGGAGGAAATTCTCCGGAACGTCTTCAGGAAACTACTTGAGGAAGCTAAAGACGCGAGGGCAAAAGATTTCCCTGCCGCCGCAATCCCGTCGCCATATCTCGAACGTGTCCGTTCATCGAGTACAACCGACACGCCGTTGTACCGGATCGTGGCCGACCTGATCGCGTCGCTGACCGAGCAGCAAGTCATTTCGCTTCACGAACGGTTACACGGGTGGACGCCGGGAACGATCCAGCAGAACCTCATCGGATGA
- a CDS encoding lactate racemase domain-containing protein, translating to MSFEVPRGDDYVEVDLPECDVTIAELPGGEPVDVREAAEAAVADPHGPPLRERASADDEVAIVITDVTRDAPDGILVDVLFEELDAAGIDREQVTIVLGLGLHRPMDDAEIEAELGEYADLAENHDPDDTVTLGEVNDVPIEIYSPVAEADLVLTTGQSEPHQYAGFSGGAKTVIIGAGGESFIKYTHGPDMLSQDEVKLGKIDGNPFREAVEEAGELVGLDFCLNVTPGPDGFLDASAGDSGAVVRDLAETAREALAFEVEGEYDAVVSGVGAPKDAQLYQTTRGITYVVLSDGAPVKEGGRVVVPAVLDEGYGAGRGEERFYEWLSGAEDAESAYQAMLEGYEPGAQRGFVTVRSLRHADAYITNSEDPELVEECLMHAAESVEDAIEPGSDVLVVPKAPKTLLV from the coding sequence ATGTCCTTCGAGGTACCACGCGGAGACGACTACGTCGAGGTCGATCTTCCCGAGTGCGACGTAACGATCGCCGAACTCCCCGGCGGTGAACCAGTCGATGTGCGCGAGGCGGCAGAGGCGGCCGTCGCCGATCCCCACGGCCCGCCACTGCGAGAGCGCGCAAGCGCCGACGACGAGGTCGCGATCGTCATCACAGACGTCACCCGGGATGCACCCGACGGCATTCTGGTCGATGTTCTCTTCGAGGAACTCGACGCCGCCGGCATCGATCGCGAGCAAGTTACTATCGTCCTCGGACTTGGACTCCATCGCCCGATGGACGACGCGGAAATCGAGGCCGAACTCGGTGAGTACGCCGACCTTGCGGAGAATCACGATCCCGACGACACCGTCACGCTCGGCGAAGTGAACGACGTCCCGATCGAGATATACTCCCCTGTCGCCGAGGCCGATCTCGTGCTGACGACTGGCCAGAGCGAACCCCACCAGTACGCGGGCTTTTCCGGCGGCGCGAAGACGGTCATCATCGGCGCGGGCGGCGAATCCTTCATCAAGTACACCCACGGACCGGACATGCTCAGCCAGGACGAAGTCAAGTTGGGCAAGATCGACGGCAACCCCTTCCGGGAGGCCGTCGAGGAGGCCGGCGAGTTGGTCGGCCTGGACTTCTGTCTGAACGTCACGCCCGGCCCCGACGGGTTCCTGGACGCCTCAGCGGGCGACTCGGGCGCTGTTGTCCGTGACCTCGCCGAGACCGCGCGCGAGGCCCTGGCCTTCGAGGTTGAGGGCGAATACGACGCCGTCGTCTCGGGCGTCGGCGCACCAAAGGACGCCCAGCTGTACCAGACGACCCGCGGGATCACCTACGTCGTGCTCTCGGACGGTGCGCCTGTGAAGGAAGGGGGCCGAGTCGTCGTCCCCGCCGTGCTCGACGAGGGCTACGGCGCGGGCCGGGGCGAGGAACGCTTCTACGAGTGGCTCTCGGGGGCCGAGGACGCCGAGTCGGCCTATCAAGCGATGCTCGAAGGCTACGAACCCGGTGCCCAGCGGGGGTTCGTCACCGTTCGCTCGCTCCGACACGCCGACGCCTACATCACCAACAGCGAGGACCCCGAACTCGTCGAGGAGTGTCTGATGCACGCCGCCGAGTCCGTCGAGGACGCGATCGAACCCGGCAGCGACGTGCTCGTGGTCCCGAAGGCGCCAAAGACGCTGCTGGTCTGA
- a CDS encoding metal-dependent hydrolase: protein MFVGHAFLAFGLATILARRFGSEAGPSIISGRIPLRYAVAVGLAAALFASLPDIDVVHAAFQVVSLPDGSTAFDHFWAATSDRHRTTTHSLLVAVVASLGFALWAVRRWMGWLALSGIVLFAAVADGPVGGTVMVLFATFGVVVATVADEVGLSPREIFGASLLGLVVHPFTDLLTGEPPAFFAPLDIVPIANRVEPFVDPTSNLLLAFGTELAVIWFGLVVAVAALGIDPRRHVHVGAVLGVVYAPMAFVLNGASVDNAVPFVATILPVGLTGVISRDRPWTITGGLTFVLTGLAAITLALFAFAVAYVALA, encoded by the coding sequence GTGTTCGTCGGTCACGCCTTCCTCGCGTTCGGTCTCGCGACGATACTCGCACGACGCTTCGGATCCGAGGCCGGACCGTCTATCATCTCGGGGAGGATTCCACTCCGGTATGCCGTCGCCGTCGGCCTCGCAGCGGCGCTGTTCGCCTCGTTACCGGACATCGACGTCGTTCACGCCGCGTTCCAGGTCGTCTCGCTCCCGGACGGGTCGACGGCGTTCGATCACTTCTGGGCCGCCACAAGTGACCGCCACCGGACGACGACACACTCGCTGCTCGTCGCAGTCGTCGCCAGTCTCGGGTTCGCCCTGTGGGCAGTCCGTCGCTGGATGGGCTGGCTAGCCCTGTCCGGAATCGTCCTCTTCGCCGCGGTAGCGGACGGTCCAGTCGGTGGCACCGTGATGGTGCTGTTCGCCACCTTCGGGGTCGTCGTCGCTACGGTCGCCGACGAAGTGGGACTCTCCCCGCGAGAAATTTTCGGGGCTTCTCTGCTCGGTCTGGTCGTCCATCCGTTCACCGACCTGTTGACGGGTGAGCCGCCGGCCTTTTTCGCCCCACTTGACATCGTGCCGATCGCGAACCGTGTCGAACCGTTCGTGGACCCGACATCGAACCTCCTGCTGGCGTTCGGAACGGAACTGGCGGTCATCTGGTTCGGGCTGGTGGTCGCCGTTGCGGCACTCGGCATCGATCCACGGCGCCACGTCCACGTCGGTGCCGTTCTCGGCGTCGTCTATGCACCGATGGCGTTCGTCCTGAACGGAGCCAGCGTCGATAATGCCGTCCCCTTCGTCGCGACTATCCTCCCAGTCGGACTCACAGGCGTGATCAGCCGCGATCGACCCTGGACCATCACCGGTGGACTGACGTTCGTGCTGACAGGATTGGCGGCGATCACCCTGGCACTGTTCGCGTTCGCTGTCGCATACGTGGCGCTGGCCTGA